Part of the Lolium rigidum isolate FL_2022 chromosome 6, APGP_CSIRO_Lrig_0.1, whole genome shotgun sequence genome, GCCCATAGTTCCGGCAAGACCTGTAGTGTACGGTCCTTGTCCGTGGTTGACGAGTCTTGCCAAGCCAAAGTCGCCAAGCTTGGTGTTGAATGGTGCATCTAGCATTATATTGCTCGGTTTGATGTCCCGATGCAGAACACATTGCTCCCATTCCTGATGCAGGTAGACGAGGGCCGAGCCTAGTCCGAGAATAACCTCATACCTACATGGAAAATTAATAGGAACCACTTGTAAGAAAAAGATTAAAAGCATGAGTATAAGAGTTAATTTGTATAAATACAAATCTAAGATATCCTTTTATAGACAGAGCTAGTACTAATTTGGATGCAGGGGATATGAATGAATGCTTAAATAAATACCTCACTTTCCACGGCAGTATGTTTTCAGAATGGTATAGATGAGTGTCAAGACTTCCGTTGGGCATCAGCTCATAGACGAGGAGCAGCTCTCCGCCGCCATGACACCATCCAATGAGCTGCACGAGGTTCCGGTGCCGAAGCCGGCTTATGATACTCACCTCAGAGACGTACTCCTTCTTCCCCTGCTTTGAGCCCTTGGACACTCTCTTGATAGCAACCTCAAGTTTTGATTCCCCGAGGAATCCTCTATACACGGATCCGAAGCCACCTTCCCCGAGCTTCCTGTCGTCGGAGAAGTTATCGGTTGCAAGGGACAGCTCCTTGTATCGAAACCGCTTTGGCCCGGTCCCTTTCTCGAAGTCGTCTTCCAGGGCCAGCTCGTCATCCGAGAGCATATCATCGACATGGATTTTAGCCTGGGTTTTCCATCGCCGCACAAGGAGCCAGATCACGAAGAAGATCACGATGAAGGACGCCGAACCGACGTACAGCTCGATCGTAAGCCCTGGTTTAGGAATGATTTTAGGTCTCGTGGATCAATTTTCATTACATACGAGATGCGAGAGCCAGCCTCCAGATTATGCAGCGAGCGACATGACCAGAGCATGGAATCAGTTGGGGCCGGGAAGACTTACTTCCTGGCGTTGGAGACGACGTGGACGCAGGCACAGGCGGGGGCGGCAGGGCCAGCGTTGCCTGCGCCGGCGGCGGGGTGATGTCGATCGCGCCGAGCTGGTACCTCAGGTAGCAGCTGTATCCCTTGATGCTCCCTGCGGTCCTGTTCGAGAAAAAGGTCGGCACAAAAGGGTAGTAGTAGCCGGAGATGCACCGGTTGCACTCGCTGGGCGCCAGGTCCCGCGTGCACTGCGCCAGCCCACTGATCACGTCCGTGCCCAGCACCGCGTCCCTGTATGGCAGGCTGTAGTTGTAGAACCGCTCTGGCCTGTCGCCGGCCTTCTCCATGAGCTCCTCCATCAGCTGCGACCTCACGGGGCTCATGGCTTCCACGTCCGTGGTGTTGGGAGACGACGACATTATcatttcgtcggcgtcgtcggcccCGTAGGTGAAGTCGGTTGAAGCGAAGAAGCGGGTGTCCGAGTAGTGGAGCAGGCACGCGTCGTAGTTGGCGCTCGCGTTCCGGCTGCCCCGGCACAGCGTCACCGTCCTCTCCGGCGCCGCGGCTAGGCAGTCCAGACACTCGGTGGCGTTGCGGTCGGCGTAGCACATGATGAGGCCGAACACCTGGTCGCCGCCCGTCCCGACGGTGCtggtcactggtggaaaaaggggctttggtcgcggttggcaactgccattagtcgcggtggcccaaccgcgaccaaagtagcgcgactaaaggctcctcttagtcgcggttcctcacgaaccgcgactaaaggcccatccacgtgggccgcaggcgagcgccagggcggaggacctttagtcgcggttcttctggccaaccgcgactaaaggcctccgcagggtttagggtttagccccccctccccctaaatctggtttctttttaatttgtattattttatttcttttgggttttaattttgaaggagtttcacatattctacggtactgtatacatacatgcatatatgaatgtacaatttcaaacaaatttgaaattagaaccaaaaagaattcaagagtaatatacaatatatattcaatatcggatgaccatatacaatatatattcaatatcggatgaccatatacaattttgaacaagttagttacaaattccggtgcgtataaagatctacgtcatcgtaatagtgttctcctctaggatcgatgacttcctcgccaaccatccaggcctagttcctcttgaagtggtcggaagcgagcttcggactaagcgtcttccggaggttattcctcggatgttgttctcacacgtccggtcccgctcattgcagtatctccggatcctctcacaaacatagtatccacatagattggtccccggtggccgaGTATCCCCGCACGTCGGCgaccgccattttaaaatgtagctctttttgaattcaccgaccttggtatctacgaaccgtctccaaaccctacgaggcaaagaaaattaaataaacaagagagttattaattagttacttgatataaggaaatgatgaacgaaataggccgatcgatatagagcgcaaatgaatgaaaataattacttttgcatcatttttctcatgtcgccccaaagcgccggatccatattcgtagagtcgtggacgagaaccgaggaggtctgaactttaattaccataagaatccagtggaactcgcggacacgatacatgcacaaccatgcataactcatcgattagccacataccatgcatggagtaaacaaaagagaatgtgctcaagacgaaacactcacccaaaatggtaaggaaatagaatatcacttttctcttgctgttttctaataaaccgccacaggtcttcctccacgtcggcggggtggtattctaacacatatgaattaacgatgtgtgggtcaatgaacccaacatcatggatgttccttattcgcatttcccgcttcttcattctgcataatatatagcgtacacaacaagatagttaggacaatatatatatatatatagtgcgtgcaatgaacgagatggggtagaaattaataaatcacttacgtaacgtagcaactgatgatagatttgtcgagctcgcgcagattgaacagctggaacaattcactcagaggaatttgtacccagtaacgtttgaagtgatgcacatatttaacttccgcatagatatagtctttggcgttttcatgttttatgtaagccttgtaccaatttagcagacctttcatttgtcgaggtagatcctcttcccgcgcagtgctcgatgagagggccattcttcacatatgaaaatactacgtccttcattggcgcctcatcaaggcctaacaccgcacgaagagtgatacctaagtcggccgcttgttttccggcactttctacagtcaatccatatgctgccgcagctgctatgatatcgggggcatccggaccggcggcttgcactatgagcggggcgatcgattgtttactttgttccccgagctgggcaacttctttcccctttctaattttgactcggcctcgtccttcaaggctttcttctccgccaactctttcctgttcttgaacgcgagtgcttgcctacgaagttcacgtaaatagtcgtcgtgcattcttcgcggcttgggacggtgtgttcaaaaatgacttagcccaccgcttttccttgtcgaatataccggcttgggctcgccctctattttcttctcggacgcttgccttccatttctctaaatcagcagccgcgcccgcctcgacttcctcggcactactttcccaagacctccggggagaggcttcagtgatacctccggtacctttgttttcttaggtacgtaagggtccgggttaataacccagatctgcttcgcttcttcgccggaggtggattgggggcggtaccggtgtccgatcacccgccggacgaggaccggggggcGGCGTccgccgacgtgaatgaggtgtattaggtgaagcaccaccgccaccgtcaccgccaccgccaccgtcaccgccaccgccaccgccaccgtcaccgccaccgccaccaccaccaccgtacgggggtggacttgttggcgcctcgcccggaaacttgataaatttcttctctgccatagaatgaactcggcgcttgacatctccaagtcttttcaccccttcggtgtagcaatgtcaatgtccaggtcctcaaacccttggact contains:
- the LOC124662094 gene encoding L-type lectin-domain containing receptor kinase IX.1-like → MCYADRNATECLDCLAAAPERTVTLCRGSRNASANYDACLLHYSDTRFFASTDFTYGADDADEMIMSSSPNTTDVEAMSPVRSQLMEELMEKAGDRPERFYNYSLPYRDAVLGTDVISGLAQCTRDLAPSECNRCISGYYYPFVPTFFSNRTAGSIKGYSCYLRYQLGAIDITPPPAQATLALPPPPVPASTSSPTPGRLTIELYVGSASFIVIFFVIWLLVRRWKTQAKIHVDDMLSDDELALEDDFEKGTGPKRFRYKELSLATDNFSDDRKLGEGGFGSVYRGFLGESKLEVAIKRVSKGSKQGKKEYVSEVSIISRLRHRNLVQLIGWCHGGGELLLVYELMPNGSLDTHLYHSENILPWKVRYEVILGLGSALVYLHQEWEQCVLHRDIKPSNIMLDAPFNTKLGDFGLARLVNHGQGPYTTGLAGTMGYMDPECVVTGRTSVESDVYSFGVVLLEIACGRRPAVSREEAGDAIHLVQWVWDSWEGGRTLEVADVRLNKQFDDREMECVITVGLWCAHPDRNMRPSIKQAVSMLQFESPLPSLPLKMEINATFKPSFHTLVYASQLTGGR